The segment AACAGTCCTAACCTCTAGGCATTTAAGTTGAAGGCTTTCAAGCATATCTAAAAACATCCGGTTTCACCCGGAAATTGCGGGATGTTTCTTAACCCTTCGCTTACCCCAGCGTATAGACGTTGTAAATACTAACCAACAGAATAAATAATACTATGGCTAAGTTAAAAACATTAGAAGACCTGTTTGAGCATCAACTAAAGGACCTATACAGCGCTGAAAAACAAGGCGTTGCAGCGCTTACCAAAATGATTAAAGCTACAGAAGATCAAAAGCTGAAGCAAGCGTTAGAGACTCACCTGGAAGAAACCAAAGCCCAGAAAGACCGCCTGGAGCAGATCTGCGAGTTAGTAGGTACCAGCCCAGGACGCATGAAGTGCAAAGCCATGGAAGGCTTGGTAGAAGAAGGCGAAGAAACCATTGAGGAAGATGCTACCCCAGAGGTGAAAGACGCTGGCTTAATTGCTTCTGTGCAGCGCATGGAGCATTATGAAATTGCCGGTTACGGTACTGCCGCTCACTTTGCAGAGCGTTTAGGTCATGCTGAGGCCGCGAAACTTCTAAGACAAACGTTGGAAGAAGAGCAAAAAACAGACACCCTGTTGAACGACCTAGCGAAAAGCTACATCAACGAGAAAGCAGAATAGCTTCTGGTTGCCTATAAACAGGAAAGCCTGTTCCTCTTGGGGAGCAGGCTTTCCTGTTTATAGGCTATTTTCTAAAAACTACCCCAAAAATTATCTTCGCAGCACACAGGAGGTTACCCGAAGATTGCAGAAATTTGACCTCGCATGTCACCTACTTTCTCAATTTCTCATTTACCTGATTTACCCGTCAAAGAAGCCCTGCCGCGGCTGGTCTCTTCTTTAGAAAACAGCTCCCGGGCAGTCTTGGAAGCGCCTCCGGGCGCAGGTAAAACCACCCTGGTTCCCTTAGCCTTGTTAGATACCTCATGGCGTAACGAGGGCAAAATCATCATGCTGGAACCCCGCCGGTTAGCGGCCCGGGCAGCAGCCCAGCGCATGTCTGACCTGCTGGGCGAGGAAGTGGGCCAGACGGTAGGCTATTGGGTGCGGATGGAGCACATTGTATCTGACATAACCAAGATAGAAGTAGTTACAGAAGGAATTCTAACCCGCTTGCTCCAGAGTGACCCAGGCTTGGAGGGAGTGGCTGCTATCATTTTTGACGAGTTTCACGAAAGGAGCCTGCAAGCCGATGTGGGGTTAGCCTTGGCCTTGGATGCGCAGGCGGTACTA is part of the Rufibacter tibetensis genome and harbors:
- a CDS encoding YciE/YciF ferroxidase family protein translates to MAKLKTLEDLFEHQLKDLYSAEKQGVAALTKMIKATEDQKLKQALETHLEETKAQKDRLEQICELVGTSPGRMKCKAMEGLVEEGEETIEEDATPEVKDAGLIASVQRMEHYEIAGYGTAAHFAERLGHAEAAKLLRQTLEEEQKTDTLLNDLAKSYINEKAE